One window of Dyadobacter sandarakinus genomic DNA carries:
- the nuoE gene encoding NADH-quinone oxidoreductase subunit NuoE, whose amino-acid sequence MADITETSNVVAFTPERLEKVKEVIARYPEGRQKSALLPVLHIAQEQWGWLSNEVMDYVADILSIKPVEVYEVATFYTMYHLDPVGKHVIEYCRTGPCCLMGGEDVYGYLKQKLGIDAGETTPDGNFTLKEVECLAACGWGPVFQIREKYYMNLTNERVDEIIADLSR is encoded by the coding sequence CAACGTTGTGGCATTCACACCGGAGCGGCTCGAAAAAGTAAAAGAAGTTATCGCACGTTATCCCGAGGGCCGGCAAAAATCGGCTCTTTTGCCTGTTTTACATATTGCCCAGGAACAATGGGGATGGCTGAGCAATGAGGTGATGGACTATGTGGCGGACATCCTCAGTATTAAACCGGTGGAAGTGTACGAAGTGGCAACTTTTTACACCATGTACCACCTGGATCCTGTGGGTAAACACGTTATTGAATATTGCCGTACCGGTCCATGCTGCCTGATGGGTGGTGAGGACGTATATGGATATCTGAAGCAGAAGCTAGGCATTGACGCAGGTGAAACCACGCCCGATGGCAACTTTACGCTGAAAGAAGTGGAGTGCCTTGCTGCCTGCGGCTGGGGACCTGTTTTTCAGATCCGTGAAAAATATTATATGAACCTGACGAATGAGCGCGTTGACGAAATTATTGCTGACCTGAGCAGATAA